A portion of the Bombus terrestris chromosome 3, iyBomTerr1.2, whole genome shotgun sequence genome contains these proteins:
- the LOC100646404 gene encoding PDZ domain-containing protein 8 isoform X2, producing MDIFEYICISVITFVCGIICTLVLEFYLFKKYLEQAPLESTPRKLKHHGKAQLPKELLDKIQDEKTSSISISRQGMCQGNENLAINLTLQFLFNELRNAERVRLWLYRKLNNEFKELLTQSTTGKLLDSVQLRDLNLGSQFPTIKGLEVADSKIDADTGLLETLDLSLDLHYSGNFQLSIDVKMLLGKTAYMALQVKRISGRARLQFTRVPYTHWSLSFYSDPILELEVQSQFQGRQLQPQIISLITGQIRRAVRRKHTLPRYKMRYKPFFRRLNDEAVDLSEVANIQLTPGYLEVSLVEVTRLNLGPNILNAEDRSQVEVYCTISIDSTPWVYLTQYTGVPYMVLDLIISKVGSQQLGVVFKQEFVPEVGHVCVLVETIIVGSPAAIAEMKKGDILIAVDGKKVSSMNQVAKFVKSAVQRRFIIRVERKYSKADSDKQASMKLDSERISAERGVDKKTLKTDFIFNKGDTPSTEDSKIKFESQIKFSDLKDCENEISDKLEMSSKLFRRRKSSAYTDDTTQTPDTTPSRKISTTSNQSIISSSSQFCFNDDNYVTNISDLYYTTKEKEYASLITFEETRSFQIDSELQYLNIGVWGRVRGGEIQAKLLGYINVPMKLILAQCYTSSTGHYLKCYALLPPDTASLATVHPKLQGYSGFDPTLCYGDILLSYLWESSYPNRHMTGDSGKKESTEAVKTQPPLNEEISEKKMHDFIRTHFHRATHCDFCTKKIWLKDAVQCRDCGMVCHKKCEVRCQASGTCGAESITTMALEADEIEPTTVIGESGPEISLTSCEDNVQNSLVGGLGISPDLLEGAEPSVAAPLVAGDLDDGLMSRAKDTGKFLYKHLEPLERVEKINVMMGKLKTALDAETASRLELSQSGEMDSIKLIAQSDLRVQALSVLLLHYCAGLQHAQEALDRSQRNRESQQA from the exons ATGGACATTTTTgaatatatttgcatatctgTGATTACATTTGTGTGTGGTATAATATGTACACTTGTGctggaattttatttattcaaaaaataCTTGGAACAAGCACCTTTGGAAAGTACACCAAGAAAATTAAAACACCATGGCAAGGCTCAGTTACCTAAAGAGTTACTTGACAAAATTCAAGATGAAAAAACAAGTTCCATAAGCATATCACGCCAGGGTATGTGCCAAGGCAATGAAAACTTGGCAATAAATTTAACAttgcaatttttgtttaatgaACTTAGAAATGCTGAGAGAGTACGCCTTTGGTTGTACAGAAAGTTAAATAATGAGTTCAAAGAATTATTAACTCAATCTACCACTGGCAAATTGCTAGACAGTGTACAG ttaAGAGACTTAAATCTGGGTTCACAATTTCCCACGATAAAAGGTTTAGAAGTTGCAGATTCAAAAATAGATGCTGATACAGGTTTATTGGAGACATTGGATTTATCTTTAGATTTACATTATTCTGGAAATTTTCAGTTATCAATAGATGTTAAAATGCTACTGGGAAAGACTGCATATATGGCTTTACAAG TGAAACGTATCAGTGGCAGAGCTAGGTTGCAGTTTACACGTGTTCCATATACTCACTGGTCCTTAAGTTTTTATTCAGATCCTATACTTGAATTGGAAGTACAATCCCAATTTCAAGGTCGTCAATTACAGCCACAGATCATTTCTTTGATCACAGGACAAATTCGTAGAGCTGTGCGTAGGAAGCATACACTACCTCGCTATAAAATGCGTTACAAACCATTTTTCCGTAGACTAAACGATGAAGCAGTAGATTTATCcgaa GTTGCCAATATACAATTGACACCAGGTTATTTGGAGGTATCACTGGTGGAAGTGACTAGATTAAATCTTGGACCTAATATACTTAATGCAGAGGATAGATCACAAGTTGAAGTATATTGTACAATAAGCATAGACTCAACACCTTGGGTATATCTGACTCAATATACTGGAGTTCCTTATATGGTGTTGGACTTAATTATTAGTAAAGTTGGTTCTCAGCAACTTGGCGTAGTGTTTAAGCAAGAATTTGTGCCAGAAGTAGGTCATGTATGTGTGTTAGTCGAGACTATAATAGTTGGAAGTCCTGCTGCTATTGCTGAGATGAAAAAAGGGGATATTTTAATAGCAGTAGATGGCAAAAAGGTGTCTAGCATGAATCAAGTAgctaaatttgtaaaaagtgcAGTGCAGAGGCGTTTTATCATAAGGgttgaaagaaaatattctaaAGCAGATTCGGACAAACAAGCTAGCATGAAATTGGATAGTGAAAGGATATCAGCAGAAAGAGGAGTTGATAAGAAAACATTAAAAActgattttatatttaataagggAGATACGCCCAGTACCGAAGACAGCAAGATCAAATTTGAAAGCCAAATAAAATTTTCGGATTTAAAGGattgtgaaaatgaaatttctgatAAATTGGAAATGAGTAGTAAACTGTTTAGAAGGAGGAAAAGCAGCGCATATACCGATGATACTACTCAGACACCAGACACTACCCCTTCCAGAAAGATTTCGACTACTTCGAATCAATCGATAATATCGAGTAGCTCTCAATTTTGCTTTAATGACGATAACtatgtaacaaatatatcaGACTTATACTATACTactaaagaaaaagaatatgcaTCTTTAATCACTTTCGAAGAAACTAGATCTTTTCAAATTGATTCAGAACTCCAGTACTTAAATATAGGAGTGTGGGGTCGTGTAAGAGGAGGAGAAATTCAAGCAAAATTATTAGGATATATTAATGTCCCTATGAAATTAATTCTGGCACAATGTTATACATCCTCAACTGGTCATTATCTTAAATGCTATGCTTTATTACCACCAGATACTG CTTCTTTGGCGACAGTACATCCAAAACTACAAGGATATTCAGGATTCGACCCAACACTTTGTTATGGTGAcattttattatcttatttatGGGAGTCTAGTTACCCGAATCGTCATATGACTGGTGATTCAGGGAAAAAGGAAAGTACAGAAGCTGTCAAAACACAACCACCTTTGAATGAAGAAATTTCTGAGAAAAAGATGCACGATTTTATTAGAACTCATTTTCATAGAGCAACACATTGCGACTTTTGTACAAAGAAG ATTTGGCTGAAAGATGCAGTGCAGTGCAGAGATTGTGGTATGGTGTGTCATAAGAAATGTGAAGTTCGTTGTCAAGCATCAGGAACATGCGGAGCCGAAAGTATAACAACAATGGCATTGGAAGCAGACGAAATAGAACCTACTACTGTTATTGGGGAATCAGGTCCAGAGATTTCTCTAACCAGTTGTGAAGATAATGTACAG AATTCATTGGTTGGTGGCTTGGGCATAAGTCCTGATCTCTTGGAGGGTGCTGAACCTAGCGTGGCAGCTCCTCTAGTAGCTGGCGATTTGGACGATGGTCTTATGTCTAGAGCTAAAGATACCGGCAAGTTTCTGTACAAACATTTGGAGCCACTAGAACGCGTTGAAAAAATCAATGTCAtg aTGGGGAAGCTGAAAACTGCGCTCGACGCGGAAACTGCCTCAAGATTGGAATTATCACAAAGCGGAGAAATGGACAGTATTAAATTAATTGCACAAAGCGATTTACGAGTGCAAGCACTTAGTGTCTTACTATTGCATTATTGCGCTGGATTGCAACACGCGCAAGAAGCATTAGACCGATCTCAAAGAAACAGGGAATCCCAACAGGCTTAA
- the LOC100646404 gene encoding PDZ domain-containing protein 8 isoform X1, with protein MDIFEYICISVITFVCGIICTLVLEFYLFKKYLEQAPLESTPRKLKHHGKAQLPKELLDKIQDEKTSSISISRQGMCQGNENLAINLTLQFLFNELRNAERVRLWLYRKLNNEFKELLTQSTTGKLLDSVQLRDLNLGSQFPTIKGLEVADSKIDADTGLLETLDLSLDLHYSGNFQLSIDVKMLLGKTAYMALQVKRISGRARLQFTRVPYTHWSLSFYSDPILELEVQSQFQGRQLQPQIISLITGQIRRAVRRKHTLPRYKMRYKPFFRRLNDEAVDLSEVANIQLTPGYLEVSLVEVTRLNLGPNILNAEDRSQVEVYCTISIDSTPWVYLTQYTGVPYMVLDLIISKVGSQQLGVVFKQEFVPEVGHVCVLVETIIVGSPAAIAEMKKGDILIAVDGKKVSSMNQVAKFVKSAVQRRFIIRVERKYSKADSDKQASMKLDSERISAERGVDKKTLKTDFIFNKGDTPSTEDSKIKFESQIKFSDLKDCENEISDKLEMSSKLFRRRKSSAYTDDTTQTPDTTPSRKISTTSNQSIISSSSQFCFNDDNYVTNISDLYYTTKEKEYASLITFEETRSFQIDSELQYLNIGVWGRVRGGEIQAKLLGYINVPMKLILAQCYTSSTGHYLKCYALLPPDTASLATVHPKLQGYSGFDPTLCYGDILLSYLWESSYPNRHMTGDSGKKESTEAVKTQPPLNEEISEKKMHDFIRTHFHRATHCDFCTKKIWLKDAVQCRDCGMVCHKKCEVRCQASGTCGAESITTMALEADEIEPTTVIGESGPEISLTSCEDNVQGATMMAMKASIANTLLGLKKAGSTSCLAPPASGTGLASRSLPPSPCASRKNSLVGGLGISPDLLEGAEPSVAAPLVAGDLDDGLMSRAKDTGKFLYKHLEPLERVEKINVMMGKLKTALDAETASRLELSQSGEMDSIKLIAQSDLRVQALSVLLLHYCAGLQHAQEALDRSQRNRESQQA; from the exons ATGGACATTTTTgaatatatttgcatatctgTGATTACATTTGTGTGTGGTATAATATGTACACTTGTGctggaattttatttattcaaaaaataCTTGGAACAAGCACCTTTGGAAAGTACACCAAGAAAATTAAAACACCATGGCAAGGCTCAGTTACCTAAAGAGTTACTTGACAAAATTCAAGATGAAAAAACAAGTTCCATAAGCATATCACGCCAGGGTATGTGCCAAGGCAATGAAAACTTGGCAATAAATTTAACAttgcaatttttgtttaatgaACTTAGAAATGCTGAGAGAGTACGCCTTTGGTTGTACAGAAAGTTAAATAATGAGTTCAAAGAATTATTAACTCAATCTACCACTGGCAAATTGCTAGACAGTGTACAG ttaAGAGACTTAAATCTGGGTTCACAATTTCCCACGATAAAAGGTTTAGAAGTTGCAGATTCAAAAATAGATGCTGATACAGGTTTATTGGAGACATTGGATTTATCTTTAGATTTACATTATTCTGGAAATTTTCAGTTATCAATAGATGTTAAAATGCTACTGGGAAAGACTGCATATATGGCTTTACAAG TGAAACGTATCAGTGGCAGAGCTAGGTTGCAGTTTACACGTGTTCCATATACTCACTGGTCCTTAAGTTTTTATTCAGATCCTATACTTGAATTGGAAGTACAATCCCAATTTCAAGGTCGTCAATTACAGCCACAGATCATTTCTTTGATCACAGGACAAATTCGTAGAGCTGTGCGTAGGAAGCATACACTACCTCGCTATAAAATGCGTTACAAACCATTTTTCCGTAGACTAAACGATGAAGCAGTAGATTTATCcgaa GTTGCCAATATACAATTGACACCAGGTTATTTGGAGGTATCACTGGTGGAAGTGACTAGATTAAATCTTGGACCTAATATACTTAATGCAGAGGATAGATCACAAGTTGAAGTATATTGTACAATAAGCATAGACTCAACACCTTGGGTATATCTGACTCAATATACTGGAGTTCCTTATATGGTGTTGGACTTAATTATTAGTAAAGTTGGTTCTCAGCAACTTGGCGTAGTGTTTAAGCAAGAATTTGTGCCAGAAGTAGGTCATGTATGTGTGTTAGTCGAGACTATAATAGTTGGAAGTCCTGCTGCTATTGCTGAGATGAAAAAAGGGGATATTTTAATAGCAGTAGATGGCAAAAAGGTGTCTAGCATGAATCAAGTAgctaaatttgtaaaaagtgcAGTGCAGAGGCGTTTTATCATAAGGgttgaaagaaaatattctaaAGCAGATTCGGACAAACAAGCTAGCATGAAATTGGATAGTGAAAGGATATCAGCAGAAAGAGGAGTTGATAAGAAAACATTAAAAActgattttatatttaataagggAGATACGCCCAGTACCGAAGACAGCAAGATCAAATTTGAAAGCCAAATAAAATTTTCGGATTTAAAGGattgtgaaaatgaaatttctgatAAATTGGAAATGAGTAGTAAACTGTTTAGAAGGAGGAAAAGCAGCGCATATACCGATGATACTACTCAGACACCAGACACTACCCCTTCCAGAAAGATTTCGACTACTTCGAATCAATCGATAATATCGAGTAGCTCTCAATTTTGCTTTAATGACGATAACtatgtaacaaatatatcaGACTTATACTATACTactaaagaaaaagaatatgcaTCTTTAATCACTTTCGAAGAAACTAGATCTTTTCAAATTGATTCAGAACTCCAGTACTTAAATATAGGAGTGTGGGGTCGTGTAAGAGGAGGAGAAATTCAAGCAAAATTATTAGGATATATTAATGTCCCTATGAAATTAATTCTGGCACAATGTTATACATCCTCAACTGGTCATTATCTTAAATGCTATGCTTTATTACCACCAGATACTG CTTCTTTGGCGACAGTACATCCAAAACTACAAGGATATTCAGGATTCGACCCAACACTTTGTTATGGTGAcattttattatcttatttatGGGAGTCTAGTTACCCGAATCGTCATATGACTGGTGATTCAGGGAAAAAGGAAAGTACAGAAGCTGTCAAAACACAACCACCTTTGAATGAAGAAATTTCTGAGAAAAAGATGCACGATTTTATTAGAACTCATTTTCATAGAGCAACACATTGCGACTTTTGTACAAAGAAG ATTTGGCTGAAAGATGCAGTGCAGTGCAGAGATTGTGGTATGGTGTGTCATAAGAAATGTGAAGTTCGTTGTCAAGCATCAGGAACATGCGGAGCCGAAAGTATAACAACAATGGCATTGGAAGCAGACGAAATAGAACCTACTACTGTTATTGGGGAATCAGGTCCAGAGATTTCTCTAACCAGTTGTGAAGATAATGTACAG GGTGCAACTATGATGGCCATGAAGGCTAGTATAGCTAATACTCTATTGGGCCTGAAGAAGGCTGGAAGTACCAGTTGCTTGGCCCCACCGGCTTCCGGTACTGGTCTGGCATCTAGAAGTCTTCCCCCAAGTCCCTGTGCATCCCGCAAG AATTCATTGGTTGGTGGCTTGGGCATAAGTCCTGATCTCTTGGAGGGTGCTGAACCTAGCGTGGCAGCTCCTCTAGTAGCTGGCGATTTGGACGATGGTCTTATGTCTAGAGCTAAAGATACCGGCAAGTTTCTGTACAAACATTTGGAGCCACTAGAACGCGTTGAAAAAATCAATGTCAtg aTGGGGAAGCTGAAAACTGCGCTCGACGCGGAAACTGCCTCAAGATTGGAATTATCACAAAGCGGAGAAATGGACAGTATTAAATTAATTGCACAAAGCGATTTACGAGTGCAAGCACTTAGTGTCTTACTATTGCATTATTGCGCTGGATTGCAACACGCGCAAGAAGCATTAGACCGATCTCAAAGAAACAGGGAATCCCAACAGGCTTAA
- the LOC100642440 gene encoding integrator complex subunit 4, with amino-acid sequence MAALMKKRVLAEFNQSQVINEPPKRLKTLHLTSSSGSKNGIEGSSALAYIECLEKCKCGNDALQLLVRISDTIAYISPEDVPSVVKRLSERFAIETEAAVRAKILWIFAELGDVTNDSIEKTKIVSETAELLKNEESHRVKSQGLATLLKLGDYHRSLVLKIAREHLPDTWHGVQTRCLSIIGRYLTANTTDDTLPLVSNYAHSQDPRVRAQAFETMAELHSYRGCRLPASFFGEACTALRDDYEIVRRTVLKLIWLLGREYPENIIMGTDGEDIRMVDCAFSQICSLMGDLSPRVRALAMSLLGTMKGVSQRYIEQALDKKQKVVEADRPEVEEKSGSCGAFIHGLEDEFLEVRTAAVEALCTLSLEQPNIAKISLDFMVDMFNDEIQDVRLRAIESLRKMSASVTLREDQLETILGALEDFSGEVREGLHATLAASRLATRNCLHMCVNRLLDNLSRYPQDKESIRNCLAALGATHPYLTLPLVPQLLGRHPFFDTPEPDVDEPSYASVLVLIFNAALHCPSMHALFTEHASKHYHYLRDTMPHLVPRLRPTITSGSNFGKEDKIDEETGRGKEFLEKVVTGVENARPGGRVHTQLLEAAAVDLDRLAKMDYRMEGAARFTALYIRSLLLLKSVLKEFSILSTNSVSTSPLPNTTTNVSVLLQNTQKLQRLFSGLGENEIILANDVWLKALAVELIRVTRSVTGRSALPLARHFLSEADILSQDPTKLPSFSRALVLQIPTLADVKPGSLTRMLLPLLLTPASQGEERLPRPSVFTRFCRAIIEEPRGDADAALKFTGGLLLGIPLTAKILNLRDPRILRIKLRHPDQQVQLLLPRQSDLRLQNIEQNDYRLKTIVLLSHQVWMEACNVEISLALLVPSSAVCTHSPLDDPCVIDLCKPTKVSIAPKPIKRGI; translated from the exons atggcAGCTTTAATGAAGAAAAGGGTGTTGGCAGAATTTAACCAGAGTCAA GTTATAAATGAGCCACCAAAGAGATTAAAAACATTACACCTTACATCCAGTTCAGGTAGTAAAAATGGGATAGAAGGAAGTTCAGCATTAGCTTACATTGAGTGCCTTGAGAAATGTAAATGTGGTAATGATGCTTTACAACTTCTTGTTCGTATATCTGATACGATTGCATATATTTCTCCGGAAGATGTTCCTTCCGTAGTAAAAAGGTTGTCAGAAAGATTTGCTATAGAAACAGAAGCAGCAGTTCGTGCCAAAATTCTTTGGATATTTGCAGAATTAGGAGATGTAACAAATGATTCGATAGAAAAGACAAAAATTGTTAGTGAAACTGCCGAACTTTTAAAAAACGAAGAATCACATAGGGTAAAAAGCCAAGGATTAGCAACATTATTGAAGTTGGGAGATTATCATAG GAGTCTTGTATTGAAGATTGCCCGTGAGCATTTGCCTGATACCTGGCATGGTGTACAGACACGTTGTCTTTCTATTATTGGTAGATATTTAACTGCAAACACTACAGATGATACTTTACCACTTGTTAGCAACTATGCACATTCTCAAGATCCAAGGGTACGTGCACAAGCATTTGAGACGATGGCTGAACTTCATTCTTATAGAGGCTGCAGATTACCTGCAAGCTTTTTTGGAGAAGCTTGTACTGCACTCAGAGATGATTATGAAATAGTTCGTAGAACTGTTCTTAAATTAATATGGCTTTTAGGCAGAGAATACCCCGAAAA CATTATTATGGGAACAGATGGAGAAGATATACGTATGGTGGATTGTGCATTTTCCCAAATTTGTAGCCTTATGGGTGACTTATCACCAAGAGTTAGAGCTTTAGCAATGTCTCTTCTAGGGACAATGAAAGGTGTATCACAGAGATACATAGAACAAGCATTggataaaaaacaaaaagttgTAGAAGCAGATAGACCAGAAGTAGAAGAAAAGAGCGGATCATGCGGTGCATTTATTCATGGTTTGGAAGACGAATTTCTGGAG GTGAGGACGGCAGCGGTTGAAGCCCTTTGTACCTTATCTTTAGAACAACCAAATATAGCCAAAATTTCATTGGATTTTATGGTTGATATGTTTAATGATGAAATTCAAGATGTTCGATTAAGAGCTATTGAATCATTAAGAAAAATGTCTGCGAGCGTAACGCTTCGTGAAGATCAATTAGAAACAATTTTAGGAGCACTAGAAGACTTCTCAGGCGAAGTACGAGAAGGCCTACATGCTACTTTGGCTGCCAGTCGGCTTGCTACAAGAAATTGCCTCCATATGTGTGTAAACCGTCTACTCGATAACTTAAGTCGTTATCCACAAGACAAAGAAAGTATTAGAAATTGTTTGGCAGCATTAGGGGCCACGCATCCATATTTAACATTACCCTTAGTACCACAACTTCTTGGACGTCATCCGTTTTTCGATACACCGGAGCCGGATGTCGACGAACCTTCTT ATGCAAGCGTGTTAGTCTTAATATTCAATGCTGCACTTCACTGTCCAAGCATGCATGCTCTTTTTACAGAGCATGCATCTAAACATTATCATTATTTACGCGATACTATGCCGCATTTAGTCCCTCGCTTGCGACCAACCATAACAAGTGGATCAAATTTtgggaaagaagataaaattgaCGAAGAAACTGGACGTGGAAAAGAATTTCTAGAAAAAGTAGTTACAGGTGTAGAAAATGCAAGGCCTGGTGGTAGAGTTCACACTCAGCTCTTAGAAGCTGCAGCTGTCGATCTCGATCGTTTAGCGAAAATGGATTATCGTATGGAAGGAGCTGCGCGTTTTACTGCTTTATACATAAGAAGTTTACTACTTTTGAAATCTGtattaaaagaattttcaatattatcaaCGAATTCGGTATCTACAAGCCCCTTGCCGAATACAACTACTAATGTTTCGGTTCTTCTTCAGAATACTCAAAA ATTACAAAGACTATTTAGTGGATTAGGTGAAAACGAAATTATATTAGCCAATGATGTGTGGTTGAAGGCATTGGCAGTAGAATTAATTCGAGTTACAAGAAGCGTGACAGGAAGAAGTGCTCTTCCACTCGCGCGTCACTTTTTATCTGAAGCCGATATTCTATCTCAAGATCCGACAAAATTACCATCTTTCTCTAGAGCTCTGGTACTTCAAATTCCAACTTTAGCTGATGTAAAGCCAGGGTCTTTAACACGAATGCTTTTACCATTATTACTAACACCAGCGTCACAAGGGGAAGAGCGTCTTCCAAGACCATCAGTATTTACTCGGTTCTGTAGAGCAATTATCGAAGAACCCAGAGGTGATGCAGATGCAGCATTGAAGTTTACTGGAGGACTTCTATTAGGAATCCCATTGACagcaaaaatattgaatttacgAGATCCTAGAATATTACGCATTAAATTGAGGCATCCTGATCAACAAGTACAACTACTATTACCGCGTCAGTCGGATTTGCGACTACAGAATATAGAACAAAATGATTACAGATTAAAAACTATAGTTCTACTGTCCCATCAGGTTTGGATGGAAGCTTGTAACGTAGAAATATCTCTTGCACTTCTTGTGCCATCTTCAGCTGTATGTACGCATTCCCCCCTTGATGATCCATGTGTAATAGATCTTTgcaaaccaactaaagtatCAATTGCACCAAAACCTATAAAGCGAGGTATCTAA